One window of Pectobacterium carotovorum genomic DNA carries:
- a CDS encoding restriction endonuclease subunit S, whose product MAKYKAYPEYKDSGVEWLGEIPSDWQTLCGKYVFKEIKELSTSGDEMLLSVSEYYGVKPRQEVIEDGDFISRADSLIGYKKCQVNDLAMNIMLAWKCGLGVSKYEGIISPAYSVFRFDTAIALPGYMHYLLRTKIYTDHFKSLSTGVIDSRLRLYPEMFGGVEILLPELDEQVNIYAFLDHETAKIDNLIEKQQQLIELLKEKRQAVISHAVTKGLNPDVSMKDSGVEWLGEVPEHWVSVRVKQISSFITSGPRGWSDFITDEGNEIFLQSGDLNNELGLQLDKAKRVSPPKNAEGVRTKLVAGDVVVCITGANTGRVAIVPELSQSTYINQHLSLIRPNTSTINSAFLGYSLASSVGRSFFDVAQYGLKEGLSLGNVSEAPLALPPKHEQDVIVKYLESIRNNYDNLSRLSTIQIELLKERRTALISAAVTGKIDVRDWVAPDTQDIEESQEVNA is encoded by the coding sequence ATGGCTAAATATAAGGCGTATCCGGAGTATAAGGATTCTGGGGTTGAGTGGTTGGGTGAAATTCCAAGCGATTGGCAGACATTATGTGGCAAGTATGTATTCAAGGAGATTAAAGAGTTATCTACTAGTGGCGATGAAATGCTGCTTTCTGTGTCTGAATACTATGGTGTTAAACCTAGGCAAGAGGTTATTGAAGATGGTGATTTCATCTCAAGGGCTGACTCTCTAATTGGTTACAAAAAATGTCAGGTCAATGATTTGGCAATGAACATCATGCTTGCTTGGAAGTGCGGCCTTGGTGTTTCAAAATATGAAGGTATTATTAGCCCAGCATATTCTGTTTTTAGATTTGACACTGCAATAGCTTTACCTGGGTATATGCATTACCTACTCAGGACGAAGATTTATACAGACCATTTTAAATCTCTTTCTACAGGGGTTATTGATTCTCGCCTTCGATTATATCCCGAGATGTTTGGGGGAGTTGAAATTTTATTACCTGAACTTGATGAACAAGTAAATATATATGCTTTCCTCGACCACGAAACTGCAAAAATCGATAACCTAATCGAAAAGCAACAGCAACTGATTGAGCTACTCAAAGAAAAACGTCAGGCAGTGATTAGCCATGCCGTCACCAAAGGGTTAAACCCTGATGTGTCGATGAAAGATTCTGGTGTTGAATGGTTGGGGGAAGTGCCTGAACATTGGGTCTCTGTTCGAGTAAAGCAAATATCCTCATTTATTACTTCTGGCCCGAGAGGTTGGTCTGATTTTATTACTGATGAAGGAAATGAAATATTTCTTCAAAGTGGTGACTTAAATAATGAACTTGGTCTGCAACTCGATAAAGCAAAACGAGTATCACCACCTAAAAATGCTGAGGGAGTGCGCACCAAACTGGTCGCGGGAGATGTTGTCGTATGTATTACTGGTGCAAATACTGGACGGGTCGCTATTGTCCCTGAGCTTTCTCAATCAACCTACATTAATCAACATCTGAGTCTGATTCGCCCCAACACATCTACTATTAACTCTGCATTTCTGGGTTATAGCCTTGCATCATCTGTAGGACGTTCATTCTTTGATGTTGCACAATATGGGCTAAAGGAAGGGTTGAGCTTGGGTAATGTAAGTGAAGCACCATTAGCGTTACCCCCAAAACATGAACAAGATGTAATCGTAAAATACCTAGAGTCCATCAGAAATAATTATGACAATCTGTCGAGATTATCAACAATCCAGATTGAGTTGCTTAAAGAACGCCGCACCGCTCTAATCTCTGCCGCCGTCACCGGAAAAATTGACGTGCGCGACTGGGTTGCACCTGACACGCAGGACATTGAGGAATCACAGGAGGTGAACGCATGA
- a CDS encoding tyrosine-type recombinase/integrase: MALTDVVARTAKPREKAYKLADAHGLYLLVSPNGSKRWYLKYRFEGKESRIAFGAYPLISLARAREKRDEIRLLLLEGIHPTEKREEEKEQAQEALNIFAKVAQDWHRNISQNRWSETHAGRVWRDMERNLLPAIGHRHIADLKTKDLLEPLKVVEQNGHLDLASRLRQRVTDIMRYAVQNDLIERNPAQDLSGAIAAPKATHRPALKLNKLPDFLARIERHKGRALTRLALKLTLCVFIRSSELRFARWPEIDFKHAMWTIPAERAAIPGVKHSQRGAKMRSEHLVPLSRQALALLEEIKAISGAHELIFPGDRRPTKPMSENTVNNALRTMGYDTTTEVCGHGFRTMACSALVESGQWSRDAVERQMSHQERNGVRAAYIHKAEHLDERRLMLQWWADYLDANREEYVVPYEFKKI; the protein is encoded by the coding sequence ATGGCGCTGACCGACGTTGTTGCCCGTACTGCCAAGCCTCGCGAGAAAGCCTATAAGCTCGCGGACGCGCACGGCCTGTATCTTTTGGTGAGTCCTAACGGCTCTAAGCGCTGGTATCTCAAATACCGCTTTGAAGGTAAGGAAAGCCGGATTGCGTTCGGTGCCTATCCGTTGATCTCGCTGGCAAGGGCCAGAGAGAAACGTGATGAGATACGATTGCTGTTGTTGGAGGGTATCCACCCAACGGAAAAGCGTGAAGAAGAAAAAGAGCAGGCGCAAGAGGCGTTGAATATTTTTGCCAAGGTCGCGCAGGACTGGCATCGAAACATTAGCCAAAACAGATGGTCAGAAACGCACGCCGGACGGGTATGGCGTGATATGGAACGAAATCTCCTGCCTGCTATCGGGCATCGCCATATTGCTGACCTAAAAACTAAAGACCTGCTGGAGCCGCTGAAAGTCGTCGAACAGAACGGTCATCTTGATTTGGCGTCACGGCTGCGCCAGCGCGTCACCGATATTATGCGTTATGCGGTGCAGAACGATCTGATAGAGCGCAACCCCGCGCAAGACCTCTCCGGGGCGATAGCCGCGCCCAAGGCCACCCATCGGCCAGCCCTGAAGCTGAATAAACTGCCGGATTTTCTGGCAAGGATTGAACGCCACAAAGGGCGGGCGTTAACCAGACTGGCGTTAAAACTTACGCTGTGCGTTTTTATCCGCTCCAGCGAGCTACGTTTTGCCCGCTGGCCGGAAATCGATTTTAAACACGCTATGTGGACGATACCGGCTGAACGTGCAGCCATTCCTGGCGTGAAGCACTCACAGCGCGGTGCAAAGATGCGCTCTGAACATCTGGTGCCGTTATCCCGACAGGCTTTAGCGCTGCTGGAAGAGATTAAGGCCATCAGCGGTGCTCATGAACTGATCTTCCCCGGCGATCGTCGGCCAACCAAACCGATGAGTGAAAACACCGTCAACAATGCATTGCGAACCATGGGCTACGACACCACTACCGAGGTTTGCGGACACGGCTTTCGCACCATGGCCTGTAGCGCACTGGTGGAGTCCGGCCAGTGGTCGCGGGATGCGGTAGAGCGGCAAATGAGTCATCAGGAACGCAACGGCGTTCGTGCTGCCTATATCCACAAAGCGGAGCATCTGGATGAGCGTAGGCTAATGCTGCAATGGTGGGCGGATTATCTGGATGCGAATCGGGAAGAGTATGTGGTGCCGTATGAGTTTAAAAAGATCTGA
- a CDS encoding type II toxin-antitoxin system RelE/ParE family toxin, producing the protein MYELIFHPEAASEIYDLEPVMQAKGLEKLEKLEAKGPELRYPDTDIIEGGLFELRVGRKDISRTFFAYAKGRKIYILRTFVKKTPKTPKAEIALAKSRWEELKDGS; encoded by the coding sequence ATGTATGAATTGATTTTTCACCCCGAAGCTGCAAGCGAAATTTATGACCTCGAACCGGTCATGCAAGCAAAAGGGCTTGAAAAGCTTGAAAAGCTTGAAGCTAAAGGGCCAGAGCTAAGATATCCAGACACAGACATTATCGAAGGTGGGTTGTTTGAGCTACGGGTTGGTAGAAAGGACATCAGCAGAACGTTTTTTGCTTACGCAAAAGGACGTAAGATCTATATTTTAAGGACGTTCGTAAAGAAAACCCCTAAGACCCCGAAAGCTGAAATAGCGCTAGCAAAGTCAAGATGGGAGGAATTGAAAGATGGCAGTTAA
- a CDS encoding XRE family transcriptional regulator produces MAVKGISFSEVKAKALSNPEVKKAYEDETQEEALRAVLIEMKSKSGLTSTEIAARMGVSQPAVSRLERNVSSASISTLQRYAAACGMQLKLSLG; encoded by the coding sequence ATGGCAGTTAAAGGTATCAGCTTCTCTGAAGTTAAAGCGAAAGCGCTTTCTAATCCTGAAGTTAAAAAAGCGTATGAGGACGAAACTCAAGAAGAAGCGCTTCGCGCTGTTCTGATCGAAATGAAGTCCAAGTCAGGTCTGACAAGTACAGAGATCGCCGCTCGTATGGGTGTAAGCCAACCTGCGGTGAGCCGCCTTGAGAGAAATGTTTCCAGTGCGAGTATCTCAACCTTACAACGGTATGCCGCTGCTTGTGGGATGCAGCTTAAGCTGTCGCTGGGTTAA
- the lptG gene encoding LPS export ABC transporter permease LptG — translation MFGVLDRYIGKTIFTTIMTTLFMLVSLSGIIKFVDQLRKVGQGEYSALGAGLYTLLSVPKDIEIFFPMAALLGALLGLGQLATRSELVVMQASGFTRLQIATAVMKTAIPLVLLTMAIGEWVSPQGEQMARNYRSQMISGGSMISTQGGLWAKDGNDFIYIERVTGDKELSGVNIYHFDDKNKLLSVRYAASAEFEEDRNVWKLSQVDESDLSDSKQIGGSQTLSGEWKTNLTPDKLGVVALEPDALSIRGLHNYAKYLKQSGQESNRYQLNMWSKIFAPISVAVMMLMAVSFIFGPLRSVSAGSRIVIGISFGFLFYLLNEIFRPLSLVYGIPPILGAILPSSLFLFISVALLLKRR, via the coding sequence ATGTTTGGTGTATTAGACCGCTATATCGGCAAAACGATTTTCACCACCATCATGACGACGCTGTTCATGCTGGTGTCGCTCTCCGGCATCATCAAGTTTGTCGACCAACTGCGTAAAGTGGGGCAGGGCGAATATTCGGCGCTGGGGGCGGGGCTGTACACGCTGCTCAGCGTACCCAAAGATATTGAGATTTTCTTTCCGATGGCGGCGCTGCTTGGCGCGTTGCTTGGGTTGGGCCAGCTTGCGACGCGTAGTGAGCTAGTAGTGATGCAGGCTTCCGGCTTTACCCGCTTGCAGATTGCGACGGCCGTGATGAAAACCGCGATCCCGCTGGTGCTGCTGACGATGGCGATTGGCGAATGGGTTTCTCCGCAAGGGGAACAGATGGCGCGTAATTACCGTTCTCAGATGATCTCCGGTGGATCGATGATCTCTACGCAGGGCGGACTGTGGGCAAAAGACGGCAATGACTTTATTTATATTGAACGGGTGACGGGCGATAAAGAACTGTCTGGCGTCAACATCTACCACTTCGACGATAAGAACAAGCTGCTATCTGTGCGCTATGCGGCCTCCGCCGAGTTTGAAGAGGATCGGAATGTTTGGAAGCTCTCACAGGTTGATGAATCCGATTTGAGCGACAGCAAACAGATTGGCGGCAGCCAGACGCTCAGCGGCGAATGGAAAACCAACCTGACGCCCGATAAGCTGGGCGTGGTGGCACTGGAACCAGATGCGCTGTCGATACGCGGGCTACATAATTACGCCAAATACCTGAAACAAAGCGGGCAGGAATCAAATCGCTACCAACTCAACATGTGGAGCAAAATCTTTGCACCCATCTCGGTCGCGGTGATGATGCTCATGGCGGTCTCTTTCATCTTCGGCCCATTGCGCAGCGTGTCTGCGGGTTCACGTATCGTGATAGGCATCAGCTTCGGCTTCCTCTTCTACCTGTTGAATGAGATTTTCCGCCCACTTAGCTTAGTCTATGGTATCCCGCCGATCCTGGGGGCTATCTTGCCGAGCTCGTTGTTTCTGTTCATCAGCGTCGCGCTGCTACTGAAACGCCGATAG
- the lptF gene encoding LPS export ABC transporter permease LptF, with the protein MIIIRYLVRETFKSQLAILFILLLIFFCQKLVRILGAAVDGEIPTNLVISLLGLGVPEMVQLILPLSLFLGVLMTFGRLYAESEITVMHACGLGKRVLLKAALVLAVFTAIVATINVMWLSPWSSRHQEEVLAEAKANPGMATLVEGQFQSAQGGNAVLFVGNVKGSEFEHVFLAQLRPSGNARPSVVVADRGHIKQNEDGAQVVTLDNGSRYEGTALLRDFRITDFTNYQAVIGHQSVTLNNSDVQQMDMQTLWHSDAHDARAEFHWRLTLIISVLIMALMVVPLSVVNPRQGRVLSMLPAMLLYLIFFLLQSSLRSNASKGKIDPMVWIWLTNLTYFGIAVMLNLWDTVPMRKVRARFKPRTLSTQGAA; encoded by the coding sequence GTGATCATCATTCGATATCTGGTACGGGAAACCTTTAAGAGCCAACTGGCCATCCTTTTCATTCTGTTACTGATTTTCTTTTGTCAGAAATTGGTACGGATACTGGGTGCCGCTGTTGATGGTGAAATCCCGACAAATTTGGTTATCTCCCTGTTGGGATTGGGCGTGCCAGAAATGGTGCAGCTCATCCTGCCATTAAGTCTGTTTCTTGGCGTATTGATGACGTTTGGCCGCCTCTATGCGGAAAGCGAGATCACCGTCATGCATGCCTGCGGGCTAGGCAAACGCGTGTTGCTGAAAGCCGCGCTGGTCCTGGCGGTGTTCACTGCTATTGTCGCAACCATTAACGTCATGTGGCTCAGCCCGTGGTCGTCCCGGCACCAGGAAGAAGTGCTGGCGGAAGCGAAGGCAAACCCCGGCATGGCAACGCTGGTAGAAGGGCAGTTCCAGTCTGCACAGGGCGGCAACGCGGTGCTGTTTGTCGGCAATGTCAAAGGCTCGGAGTTTGAGCACGTCTTTCTGGCACAGCTGCGCCCCAGCGGTAACGCACGGCCTTCTGTCGTCGTGGCCGATCGCGGTCATATCAAGCAAAACGAAGACGGTGCGCAGGTTGTGACGCTGGATAACGGTTCGCGTTATGAAGGCACGGCGCTGCTGCGTGATTTTCGTATCACGGATTTCACCAACTATCAGGCCGTGATTGGTCACCAGAGCGTGACGCTAAATAATAGTGACGTGCAGCAAATGGATATGCAGACTCTGTGGCATTCGGATGCGCACGATGCACGTGCAGAGTTCCACTGGCGGCTGACGTTGATTATTTCGGTACTGATCATGGCGCTGATGGTGGTGCCGCTGAGTGTGGTGAATCCACGTCAGGGGAGGGTGCTGAGTATGCTGCCCGCGATGCTGCTGTATCTGATTTTCTTCCTGTTGCAAAGCTCGCTGCGTTCTAACGCCAGTAAAGGCAAAATCGATCCGATGGTATGGATCTGGCTGACCAACCTGACGTACTTCGGTATCGCTGTGATGCTTAACCTCTGGGATACCGTGCCGATGCGCAAAGTGCGCGCCCGCTTTAAGCCTCGTACGCTTAGCACACAAGGAGCGGCCTGA
- a CDS encoding SAM-dependent DNA methyltransferase, which yields MSNTNFSQTAAFIWSVADLLRGDFKQSQYGRVILPFTLLRRLECVLAASKEAVLAEVEKLKTSPLPEEGREKFLLRATHGLSFFNTSPMDLGKMGQNDIKANLENYVQCFSKDAREIFEHFKFSEFVGLLDDANLLFKIVKKFATTDLSPKAISNYEMGLVFEELIRRFAESSNETAGEHFTPRDIVRLTTSLVFMEDDEALSKDGIIRTIYDPTAGTGGFLSSGMEYVHELNPNAVMRAFGQELNPESYAICKADMLIKGQDVSRIKLGNTLSNDQLPQDQFDYMLSNPPFGVDWKKIEGEINDEHKLKGFNGRFGSGLPRVSDGSLLFLLHLISKMRDTHNADGSVNDGGRIGIILNGSPLFTGGAGSGESEIRRYILEADLLEGIVALPTDMFYNTGIATYVWILSNKKAAERKGKVQLIDGTNLCGKMRKSLGSKRNLMGEDDIKLITRTFGGFEVVDAISLEALGLEKAAEQKSNRGRQSATAKTEAPKTFASKIFNSTDFGYRRLTIERPLRLSAQVTDEAIASLRFAPKPFNAPMERLYDEFTAQWQDDNYGSFADIEAEARAIIKAEFAELKEKQIKDLLDSKLWLAQRELMIKVQQIQTALGTQAGGKTLISNDFNQFQLTLKGALKTAGVKLDTRENKQFIDAITTKNSDAEPVVKKVLKEAAQPLYGAFEYKGNVVEFEQDGDLRDNENVPLNPAVATSDLIESYFKAEVLPHVADAWINADKRDAKDGEIGIVGYEIPFNRHFYVYQPPRPLEEIDADLDAVSAEIMKLLQEVHS from the coding sequence ATGTCTAACACTAATTTTTCTCAAACGGCTGCCTTTATCTGGTCCGTTGCTGACTTGCTTCGCGGTGATTTTAAACAATCCCAGTATGGACGCGTGATTCTGCCTTTTACGCTGCTGCGTCGGCTTGAGTGCGTGTTAGCCGCGAGTAAAGAAGCGGTGTTAGCGGAAGTCGAAAAACTTAAGACAAGCCCGCTGCCTGAAGAGGGACGAGAGAAGTTTCTGTTACGCGCCACTCATGGCCTGTCATTCTTCAATACCTCGCCGATGGATCTCGGCAAGATGGGGCAGAACGACATTAAAGCGAATCTGGAGAATTACGTTCAATGTTTCTCAAAAGATGCGCGTGAAATTTTTGAGCACTTCAAATTTAGTGAGTTCGTTGGCCTGCTGGATGATGCAAACCTACTGTTCAAAATCGTCAAAAAGTTCGCCACTACAGACCTCAGTCCAAAAGCGATTTCTAACTATGAAATGGGGCTGGTGTTTGAAGAACTGATTCGCCGTTTTGCGGAAAGTTCGAATGAGACTGCTGGGGAACACTTTACTCCACGCGATATCGTGCGTTTAACGACTTCACTGGTGTTTATGGAAGATGATGAAGCGTTGTCTAAAGACGGCATCATTCGCACCATTTATGACCCGACGGCGGGGACTGGCGGCTTTCTCTCTTCTGGCATGGAATATGTGCACGAGCTTAACCCGAATGCGGTAATGCGAGCTTTTGGTCAGGAGCTGAATCCAGAATCTTACGCAATTTGTAAAGCCGATATGCTGATAAAAGGACAGGATGTTAGCCGTATCAAACTGGGCAACACCCTTTCCAACGATCAGTTACCGCAAGACCAGTTCGACTATATGCTGTCGAACCCACCGTTCGGTGTGGACTGGAAAAAGATTGAAGGTGAGATTAACGACGAGCATAAACTGAAAGGCTTTAATGGCCGTTTTGGCTCAGGTTTGCCGCGCGTATCCGATGGTTCTCTGTTGTTCCTTCTACATCTGATCAGCAAAATGCGTGATACCCACAATGCTGATGGTTCAGTCAATGATGGCGGGCGTATTGGCATTATTCTCAACGGTTCTCCGCTGTTTACCGGTGGTGCGGGTAGCGGTGAGAGCGAAATCCGCCGCTATATTCTGGAGGCCGATTTGCTGGAAGGCATTGTCGCGTTGCCGACAGATATGTTCTACAACACGGGGATTGCGACTTACGTCTGGATTCTGTCGAATAAGAAAGCAGCGGAACGCAAAGGCAAAGTCCAACTGATTGATGGCACTAACCTGTGCGGCAAGATGCGTAAGTCGCTGGGTTCCAAGCGTAACCTGATGGGCGAGGATGATATTAAGCTTATCACCCGCACGTTTGGTGGTTTTGAGGTGGTTGATGCGATTTCTCTTGAAGCCTTAGGTCTTGAAAAAGCAGCAGAGCAAAAATCCAACCGTGGACGCCAGTCTGCAACGGCCAAAACGGAAGCGCCAAAAACCTTCGCCAGCAAAATTTTCAACAGTACCGATTTTGGCTACCGCCGCCTGACCATTGAGCGTCCGCTGCGTCTGTCTGCACAGGTTACCGATGAAGCCATTGCCAGCCTGCGCTTTGCGCCGAAGCCGTTTAACGCGCCGATGGAGCGTCTGTATGACGAGTTCACTGCGCAGTGGCAGGATGATAATTATGGCAGTTTTGCTGATATCGAAGCGGAAGCTCGCGCCATCATTAAAGCTGAATTTGCCGAGCTGAAAGAGAAGCAAATTAAAGACTTGCTCGACAGCAAACTGTGGCTGGCGCAGCGCGAATTAATGATCAAAGTACAGCAGATCCAAACCGCGCTGGGAACGCAAGCAGGTGGAAAAACGCTGATCAGTAACGACTTTAACCAATTCCAACTTACTCTGAAAGGGGCGCTGAAAACCGCAGGCGTTAAGCTGGATACCAGAGAGAACAAACAATTTATCGACGCGATCACCACGAAAAACTCAGATGCAGAACCGGTGGTGAAAAAGGTGCTGAAAGAAGCCGCCCAACCGCTGTACGGTGCGTTTGAATACAAGGGTAACGTGGTAGAGTTCGAGCAGGATGGCGATTTGCGTGATAACGAGAACGTACCGTTGAACCCAGCAGTTGCTACCAGTGACCTGATCGAAAGCTACTTTAAAGCGGAAGTGCTGCCGCATGTGGCCGATGCCTGGATTAATGCCGATAAACGTGATGCCAAAGACGGTGAAATTGGCATTGTCGGCTATGAGATTCCGTTTAACCGCCATTTCTACGTGTATCAGCCGCCGCGCCCGCTGGAAGAAATTGATGCCGATCTGGATGCGGTCAGCGCCGAGATTATGAAGCTGTTGCAGGAGGTACATTCCTGA